A window from Acidobacteriota bacterium encodes these proteins:
- a CDS encoding aldehyde dehydrogenase family protein produces the protein MTDHTIEKGVEWEYAPSIQSSEMVSIADKYGLFIGGDFVDPLDGETFATINPATEEHIATVSAAGPADIDAAVKAARGAYENVWGQMRPAERAKYLYRIARLLQERTREFAVLETIDGGKPIKESRDVDIPLVAAYFFYYAGWADKLEYAFAGIDPKPLGVAGQIIPWNFPMMMLSWKIAPALAAGNTVVLKPAETTPLTALLFAQLCAEAGLPDGVVNIVTGDGRTGAAIVEHPDIDKIAFTGSTAVGKAIRRATAGTGKKLSLELGGKGAHIIFDDAPIDQAVEGVINGIFFNQGHVCCAGSRLFVQESIRDVFLDKLQARLNTLRIGDPLDKNTDVGAINSASQLERIEVLVESGRAAGAEMFQSECALPDKGFWFAPTVFTDVSQSHRIAQEEIFGPVLATMTFRTPDEAIEKANNTPYGLSAGVWTTKGSRILWMADRLKAGVVWANTFNKFDPASPFGGFKESGFGREGGRHGLLPYLDGPWS, from the coding sequence ATGACGGATCACACGATCGAAAAAGGTGTCGAGTGGGAGTACGCCCCATCGATTCAGTCCTCTGAGATGGTCTCCATTGCCGACAAATACGGACTATTTATAGGCGGCGACTTTGTTGATCCCTTGGATGGGGAGACGTTCGCCACGATTAACCCGGCGACAGAGGAACACATCGCGACCGTGTCGGCAGCCGGGCCAGCCGACATCGACGCCGCAGTGAAAGCAGCCCGCGGTGCGTACGAGAACGTTTGGGGCCAGATGCGACCTGCCGAGCGAGCGAAGTACCTGTACCGAATCGCACGCCTCCTCCAGGAGCGAACTCGCGAGTTTGCGGTCCTGGAAACCATTGACGGTGGCAAGCCGATCAAGGAGTCACGCGACGTCGACATTCCACTTGTAGCCGCCTATTTCTTCTACTACGCAGGGTGGGCCGACAAACTTGAGTATGCATTTGCCGGCATCGACCCCAAGCCATTGGGGGTTGCCGGGCAGATCATTCCGTGGAACTTTCCGATGATGATGTTGTCGTGGAAGATCGCACCCGCCCTGGCGGCCGGGAACACGGTCGTACTTAAACCTGCCGAAACAACACCGCTCACTGCGCTGCTGTTTGCCCAGTTGTGTGCCGAGGCCGGATTGCCGGACGGTGTTGTGAACATCGTTACGGGCGACGGTCGGACGGGGGCTGCGATTGTGGAACACCCTGATATCGACAAGATCGCCTTCACCGGGTCAACCGCCGTCGGCAAGGCGATACGTCGCGCAACGGCAGGGACCGGCAAGAAGCTCTCGTTGGAACTCGGCGGCAAGGGTGCCCACATCATCTTTGACGACGCACCCATCGATCAAGCAGTCGAAGGTGTCATCAACGGGATCTTCTTCAATCAGGGTCACGTCTGCTGTGCAGGGTCGCGGTTGTTTGTTCAAGAGAGTATCCGTGACGTATTCCTTGACAAACTTCAAGCGAGGCTTAACACGCTGCGGATCGGTGATCCGCTCGACAAGAACACCGACGTCGGCGCAATCAACTCCGCCTCTCAACTGGAGAGGATCGAGGTCCTAGTGGAATCGGGCCGTGCGGCTGGTGCAGAGATGTTCCAGTCCGAATGTGCACTCCCTGACAAGGGGTTCTGGTTTGCACCCACGGTCTTTACGGACGTTTCGCAGAGCCACCGCATTGCTCAAGAAGAGATCTTTGGGCCGGTCCTTGCAACGATGACGTTCCGCACTCCAGATGAGGCGATCGAGAAGGCAAACAACACGCCGTACGGGCTATCCGCCGGTGTGTGGACCACGAAGGGGTCGAGAATCTTGTGGATGGCAGACCGGCTCAAGGCTGGCGTCGTGTGGGCTAACACATTTAACAAGTTCGATCCTGCGTCGCCGTTTGGTGGATTCAAGGAATCCGGGTTTGGCCGTGAGGGTGGCCGTCACGGTCTCCTCCCGTACCTCGATGGGCCGTGGTCATGA
- a CDS encoding aldehyde dehydrogenase family protein: protein MTRVDVRKTAKLYINGAFVRSESGRVYAVEHADGSTVVRVSQGSRKDLRDAVRGSRAAQTGWAERSGYNRGQIMYRIAEIMEDRRDNFIDRLLTGGFTAEAANAELDASIDRLVWYAGWADKFTQVFGNMNPVAGPFFNISAPEPTGVVGLLFAHESPLLGLISRLSPIIVSGNTVVVVVAGPRPLAAVALTEVLATSDVPPGVVNIITGFAEELGPVLAKHMDVNAIDIVGTSDELATSLVRDAAENVKRVTVATQPGFADESAQSPYLIAKFVETKTVWHPKGV, encoded by the coding sequence ATGACCAGGGTCGACGTCCGCAAGACCGCCAAGCTGTACATCAATGGAGCGTTCGTGCGTTCGGAGTCTGGTCGCGTATATGCAGTTGAGCACGCCGACGGTTCGACCGTCGTTCGTGTGAGTCAGGGTTCGCGCAAGGACTTGCGAGACGCGGTCCGGGGGTCGCGTGCAGCACAGACCGGTTGGGCTGAGCGCAGTGGGTACAACCGGGGACAAATCATGTACCGCATTGCTGAGATCATGGAAGATCGGCGCGACAACTTCATTGATCGGCTTCTCACCGGCGGTTTTACGGCGGAGGCAGCAAATGCTGAGCTTGACGCCTCTATCGACCGGCTGGTCTGGTACGCAGGTTGGGCGGACAAGTTCACCCAGGTATTTGGCAACATGAACCCGGTAGCGGGACCCTTTTTCAATATCTCCGCCCCCGAACCCACCGGCGTTGTGGGCCTCCTCTTCGCTCACGAGTCCCCCCTCCTCGGCCTTATCTCACGTTTGTCTCCGATCATTGTGTCCGGCAACACCGTGGTTGTCGTTGTCGCTGGACCACGGCCGTTGGCGGCGGTCGCGCTTACTGAGGTGCTCGCCACATCTGATGTCCCTCCGGGCGTTGTCAACATCATCACCGGCTTCGCCGAAGAACTTGGGCCGGTCCTCGCAAAACACATGGATGTCAACGCCATCGACATTGTCGGCACGTCGGACGAGCTGGCCACCTCATTGGTTCGTGACGCAGCCGAGAACGTAAAACGCGTCACGGTTGCAACTCAGCCGGGCTTCGCCGACGAATCCGCCCAGAGTCCGTACCTGATTGCGAAGTTCGTCGAGACAAAAACGGTTTGGCATCCCAAGGGCGTCTGA
- the pgl gene encoding 6-phosphogluconolactonase yields MAVHILSSRADVAIAAADLITDYIASNEHPALGLAGGSTPADLYRELTTRDIAWEKVVCWLGDERWVSVDDPDSNSAMARRLLTDEVGVTFIGPDTSLPTPQEAAGIYTRQLASPGLVLLGIGDDGHTASLFPGTDALREQADVYLANWVEHKETWRLTASFAMLRRAEHIVFLVAGGAKAERIHEILNLNISHPAQRVAAQAKKVTWMLDTEAASLLSSPPPG; encoded by the coding sequence ATGGCTGTTCACATCCTGTCGTCCCGTGCCGACGTCGCAATCGCGGCGGCAGATCTTATCACCGACTACATCGCATCCAACGAACATCCGGCGTTGGGGCTTGCCGGCGGGTCAACTCCAGCTGACCTGTACCGAGAGCTCACTACCAGAGACATCGCTTGGGAAAAGGTCGTGTGCTGGCTTGGGGACGAACGTTGGGTGAGTGTTGACGATCCCGATTCGAACTCCGCAATGGCAAGACGTCTCCTCACGGACGAGGTCGGGGTGACATTCATTGGCCCAGACACGTCGCTACCTACACCTCAGGAAGCCGCCGGAATCTACACCCGGCAACTTGCCAGTCCTGGGCTGGTCCTGTTGGGCATCGGAGACGACGGCCACACTGCTTCGCTGTTTCCCGGCACCGACGCGTTGCGAGAACAAGCCGATGTCTATCTCGCCAACTGGGTCGAACACAAGGAAACATGGCGCCTTACTGCGTCGTTTGCGATGTTGAGACGTGCGGAACACATTGTTTTCCTGGTCGCAGGCGGGGCGAAAGCCGAGAGGATCCACGAAATCCTCAACTTGAACATCTCCCACCCTGCTCAACGAGTCGCCGCACAGGCGAAGAAGGTCACGTGGATGCTCGACACCGAAGCCGCGTCACTGCTTAGCTCTCCACCGCCTGGATAG
- a CDS encoding dienelactone hydrolase family protein, whose protein sequence is MARRLVIRTPIGKVTARLAMPESPLGTGIVLAHGAGAGQDHPFMVALRDALASHGFPTMTFNYHYIERGSKAPDRAPKLLAVHRAAADRLLTYCDDVVVAGKSMGSRMGTHLVGDEGWVAAGVVCFAYPLVPIGKGVPRSTEHLSRIDCPQLYFAGTRDRLSPPDLILDTLSAISSARLVIVDDADHGFHVSKRSTDTDSGVLAGLAATTAKWINTSVL, encoded by the coding sequence ATGGCTCGACGACTGGTAATCCGCACACCGATTGGGAAAGTGACCGCCCGACTCGCAATGCCCGAGTCTCCGCTCGGCACCGGTATCGTCCTCGCACACGGCGCCGGAGCCGGTCAGGACCACCCGTTCATGGTTGCCTTACGCGATGCGTTGGCCTCGCACGGGTTCCCGACGATGACGTTCAACTACCACTACATCGAACGAGGGTCGAAGGCTCCTGATCGGGCCCCGAAACTGTTAGCTGTGCACAGGGCTGCGGCGGATCGTCTGCTCACATACTGTGATGATGTCGTCGTTGCCGGCAAGTCGATGGGGTCACGGATGGGCACCCATCTTGTCGGAGATGAAGGTTGGGTGGCGGCCGGTGTTGTGTGTTTTGCATATCCGCTGGTACCGATCGGGAAAGGCGTCCCGCGTTCAACCGAACACCTCTCCCGCATTGATTGCCCACAGCTGTACTTCGCCGGAACCAGAGATCGGTTGTCACCGCCGGACCTGATCCTGGACACGTTGTCGGCGATCAGCAGCGCCCGATTGGTCATTGTTGACGACGCCGATCACGGCTTCCACGTCTCAAAACGGTCAACCGATACAGATTCCGGAGTCCTCGCCGGGCTTGCCGCCACGACTGCAAAATGGATCAATACGTCGGTTCTCTGA
- a CDS encoding NUDIX hydrolase — protein MKNISPAAQIHAAGGVVYRTRKGSIQYLVAHRPRYDDWSIPKGKLDIGEPFHDAAVREVEEETGYVVRPGAFLGGVLYSTGNGNSKLVRYWLMKEKKGSFAPNEEVDEVLWLSRKKAMKQLSYGRDRTLIDVAAGMLKHPKSATIYLVRHAHAGVRGMWHDIDRKRPISLRGYKQVSAIDNWLSNYPITTVMTSRFRRCRQTVGGYAKQAGLQLVRAPGLGDGSTAADVADLIADLQGHQAVLCSHGEVIGDFIGKLVAQGTIDGPPEWRKGSIWTLRVRRGEVVAGIYRSPADL, from the coding sequence TTGAAGAACATCAGCCCCGCAGCTCAGATCCACGCCGCCGGCGGCGTGGTCTACAGGACTCGCAAGGGTTCTATCCAGTATCTGGTCGCACATCGCCCGAGGTATGACGACTGGTCGATTCCGAAGGGAAAACTCGACATCGGTGAACCGTTCCACGACGCCGCAGTGCGCGAAGTGGAAGAAGAGACAGGGTATGTCGTCCGCCCTGGGGCGTTTCTCGGAGGTGTGCTCTACTCGACGGGCAACGGAAACTCCAAGCTCGTTCGGTACTGGTTGATGAAGGAGAAAAAGGGTTCCTTTGCACCAAACGAAGAGGTCGATGAGGTGCTCTGGCTCTCTCGCAAGAAGGCGATGAAACAACTCAGCTACGGACGCGACCGTACCCTCATCGACGTCGCGGCGGGCATGCTGAAACATCCAAAGTCCGCGACAATTTATCTCGTTCGGCATGCTCATGCCGGGGTCCGCGGGATGTGGCATGACATCGACCGGAAGCGACCAATCAGCCTCCGTGGCTACAAGCAGGTCTCAGCTATCGACAACTGGCTCTCCAACTACCCCATCACCACGGTGATGACATCGAGGTTCAGGAGATGTCGCCAGACGGTCGGCGGTTACGCCAAACAGGCTGGGCTCCAACTGGTACGCGCACCAGGCCTCGGCGACGGATCAACGGCCGCCGATGTTGCCGACCTGATTGCCGACTTACAAGGGCACCAGGCAGTGCTGTGTAGCCACGGTGAGGTCATCGGTGACTTCATAGGCAAGCTTGTCGCGCAAGGCACCATCGATGGCCCCCCGGAATGGCGCAAGGGCTCGATCTGGACTCTCCGCGTGCGCAGGGGCGAAGTGGTCGCCGGCATCTACCGCTCCCCCGCCGACCTCTAG
- the ppk1 gene encoding polyphosphate kinase 1, with protein sequence MTAHPPESYINRELSLLDFQTRVLSLAENKETPLLERVKFVAIVANNLDEFYQVRVAGLVEHDVTGVGRRPADGMSPRAQLDAIHKAMVEIITRVDSLMNDDLFPALANNDIHITDYTDLSNGERKYLSEAFDEQLFPVLTPLAVDPSHPFPYISNLSLNIAVELQRPSSRTTEFARVKVPPILPRFVQLGDEYRFVPLEQVIGAHLDRLFSGSDIVDHFFFRVTRNADIAVEEEEAKDLLEAMESVLRFRQRSVTVVRLEIDTRMSDSMLDLLASELGVSSSNVFRRSTPLGLSGLSDIYNIARPDLKDNSWTPTTQPRIADRGDQPVDFFHELTKGDIMVHHPYESFATSTGAFLAQAAHDPNVLAIKQTLYRTSIPDDPALGGEETIVRSLIAAAEAGKQVVVLVELKARFDEAANISWAKLLESAGVHVVYGVPGLKTHTKTLLVVRREGGVLKRYAHIGTGNYNPNTARLYEDLGILTADPDIGADLSELFNALTGYAAAPHYRKLLVAPHHLRTEITSRIREQADRGSDGRILLKLNHLIDADIIDELYEASSKGCQVDLIVRGICGLRAEVPGLSQNITLRSVVGRFLEHSRIFRFGTVGKGATYYFGSADMMQRNLNARVEVLTPVDDPQLQTRLDGIIETLLNDDLLAWRQVDGDWRPVPHNGGCGSHAHFMQTALEPTAGAGGR encoded by the coding sequence ATGACCGCGCACCCACCTGAAAGTTACATCAATCGGGAGTTGTCGCTCCTGGATTTCCAGACGCGTGTGCTCTCGTTGGCGGAGAACAAAGAGACGCCGTTGCTTGAGCGGGTCAAGTTTGTCGCCATCGTTGCCAACAACCTCGACGAGTTTTACCAGGTACGCGTTGCAGGGCTGGTCGAACACGACGTAACCGGAGTCGGCAGGCGCCCTGCCGACGGGATGTCACCGCGGGCACAACTCGACGCAATTCACAAAGCGATGGTTGAGATCATCACCCGGGTGGACTCGCTGATGAACGACGACCTTTTCCCGGCGCTGGCTAACAACGACATCCACATCACGGACTACACCGACCTCTCCAACGGAGAGCGGAAGTACTTGTCGGAGGCGTTTGACGAACAGCTCTTCCCGGTGCTCACTCCCCTCGCCGTCGACCCCTCACACCCGTTCCCCTACATCTCGAACCTCTCACTCAATATTGCAGTTGAGTTGCAGCGCCCGTCGTCGCGAACCACGGAGTTTGCTCGGGTGAAGGTGCCTCCGATCCTTCCGCGTTTTGTACAACTCGGCGATGAGTATCGATTTGTCCCGCTTGAACAGGTCATCGGTGCTCACCTCGATCGGCTCTTCTCTGGCAGTGACATCGTTGACCATTTTTTCTTCCGGGTCACCCGCAACGCCGACATTGCAGTGGAGGAGGAAGAGGCCAAAGATCTGCTTGAGGCCATGGAGTCGGTGCTGCGGTTCCGACAAAGGTCCGTGACCGTCGTGCGGCTTGAAATCGACACCCGCATGAGCGACAGCATGCTCGACCTACTCGCCTCAGAACTCGGCGTGTCGAGCAGCAACGTCTTCCGCAGGTCCACGCCTCTAGGTCTCAGCGGCCTCTCGGACATCTACAACATTGCAAGACCTGACCTCAAGGACAACTCCTGGACTCCGACAACGCAGCCAAGAATCGCCGATCGCGGCGACCAACCGGTCGACTTCTTCCACGAGCTCACAAAGGGCGACATCATGGTTCACCACCCGTACGAGTCGTTCGCAACCTCGACGGGTGCATTCCTTGCACAGGCCGCACACGACCCCAATGTGCTCGCAATAAAACAAACGCTATACCGGACATCAATCCCTGACGACCCCGCCCTCGGCGGTGAGGAAACCATTGTGAGATCGCTGATCGCAGCGGCTGAGGCGGGCAAGCAGGTCGTTGTGCTCGTCGAGCTGAAGGCCCGTTTCGACGAAGCGGCGAACATCAGTTGGGCGAAACTGCTTGAGAGCGCCGGCGTCCATGTCGTGTACGGAGTACCGGGTCTCAAGACCCATACCAAAACCCTTCTCGTCGTGCGGCGCGAGGGTGGAGTGCTGAAACGCTATGCCCACATTGGGACGGGCAACTACAACCCGAACACCGCCCGGCTGTACGAAGACCTCGGCATTCTGACAGCCGATCCCGACATTGGCGCTGACCTATCCGAGCTGTTTAACGCCCTCACCGGCTACGCAGCCGCACCCCACTACCGCAAGCTTCTCGTTGCCCCACACCATCTGCGCACCGAGATCACAAGCCGTATTCGAGAACAGGCCGATCGCGGCTCAGATGGTCGCATCCTGCTCAAACTCAACCACCTCATCGACGCCGACATCATCGATGAGTTGTACGAAGCTTCATCCAAGGGCTGCCAGGTCGATCTGATTGTCCGTGGCATCTGTGGGCTTCGCGCCGAGGTGCCTGGCCTTTCACAAAACATCACACTTCGTTCGGTGGTAGGAAGATTCCTCGAGCATTCGCGGATCTTCCGGTTTGGCACCGTCGGAAAAGGTGCGACGTACTACTTCGGCTCTGCAGACATGATGCAACGCAACCTGAACGCTCGCGTGGAGGTGCTGACGCCCGTCGACGACCCCCAGTTGCAAACCAGGCTCGACGGGATCATCGAAACGTTGCTGAACGACGATTTGCTTGCGTGGCGACAGGTGGACGGCGATTGGCGCCCAGTCCCTCACAACGGTGGTTGCGGCAGCCACGCCCACTTCATGCAGACGGCGTTGGAACCGACCGCGGGAGCGGGCGGCCGTTGA
- a CDS encoding RpiB/LacA/LacB family sugar-phosphate isomerase, which translates to MRVSWPSHEKETLVRIVVGSDHAGYLLKNELIPLLVDRGHEVIDVGTDSTESVDYPDFAVAASEVVLDGAADRAIVICGSGAGMCIAANKIRGIRCFQAYDTYTAHQAVEHDDANMVSLATSVTGRALAWEIVVAFLDATFWDKGQYRRRLDKVLAIEDDNFRTEAT; encoded by the coding sequence ATGCGAGTATCGTGGCCAAGTCACGAAAAGGAGACGTTGGTGCGCATTGTTGTGGGCTCCGATCACGCCGGATACCTACTGAAAAACGAACTCATTCCGTTGCTCGTGGATCGCGGACACGAGGTTATCGATGTCGGCACCGACAGCACCGAGTCGGTCGACTACCCCGACTTTGCGGTGGCAGCTTCTGAAGTTGTGCTCGACGGAGCGGCCGACCGCGCAATCGTCATCTGTGGATCGGGCGCCGGCATGTGCATTGCAGCAAACAAGATCCGCGGAATTCGCTGTTTCCAGGCGTACGACACGTACACCGCCCATCAGGCAGTGGAACACGATGACGCAAACATGGTTTCCCTTGCGACAAGCGTCACGGGCAGAGCCTTGGCGTGGGAGATCGTTGTCGCTTTCCTCGATGCGACCTTTTGGGACAAGGGACAGTACCGACGTCGGCTTGACAAGGTCCTTGCGATTGAGGACGACAATTTCCGTACGGAAGCGACCTGA
- the murA gene encoding UDP-N-acetylglucosamine 1-carboxyvinyltransferase: protein MMEAMRVTGGTLLRGTVHVLGAKNAALKHLVATLLAPGAHTLTNVPDIVDVSLMGEVLTHVGATCTVDGTTMTVTVPDDISAEAPLEVVSRMRASILVVGALLARVGEVRIALPGGDDFGSRPIDMHLDGLRRLGAEFEIREGALHGWAPRGLIGADVELEFPSVGATENILLAAVMAKGTTILTNAAREPELTDLAIFLCAMGATITGAGTSRLEITGVPELHAATHAVVPDRLEAGTYLLAGAASGGEVTVEDCVPDHLRMELSKMRAAGCDVVTGDSSITVSGPGRPTAVDFATLPYPGFHTDMHPQMVAFLASGLGTSIMTENIYSGRFRYIDMLNRMGAAIRVDGQHVVIDGQSRLSGTTVDACDIRAGAALTIAALAAEGTTTILDASHLDRGYTEFVPKLAALGATIERFDI from the coding sequence ATGATGGAAGCTATGCGAGTAACCGGTGGAACACTTCTGCGCGGCACGGTTCATGTGCTGGGGGCAAAGAACGCCGCCCTCAAACACCTCGTTGCGACGTTGCTGGCACCCGGCGCCCACACCCTGACGAACGTCCCCGACATTGTTGACGTCTCACTGATGGGTGAGGTCCTCACACACGTCGGTGCGACCTGCACCGTTGATGGCACGACGATGACGGTCACCGTTCCTGACGACATTTCAGCCGAGGCGCCGCTTGAAGTGGTCAGCAGGATGCGAGCATCGATTCTCGTTGTTGGTGCTCTGCTCGCACGCGTCGGCGAAGTGCGGATTGCGCTACCCGGTGGAGATGACTTTGGATCGCGTCCCATCGACATGCATCTCGATGGGCTTCGCCGCCTCGGCGCAGAGTTCGAGATTCGAGAGGGAGCGCTCCACGGGTGGGCGCCGCGTGGGTTGATCGGGGCGGACGTCGAACTCGAGTTCCCGTCGGTTGGTGCGACGGAGAACATTCTGCTGGCGGCAGTGATGGCCAAGGGGACGACGATTCTCACCAATGCAGCACGCGAACCTGAGTTGACAGATCTAGCGATATTCCTGTGTGCGATGGGAGCGACCATAACCGGCGCCGGCACATCCCGTCTCGAAATCACCGGGGTCCCCGAGTTGCACGCAGCGACCCATGCCGTAGTTCCCGACCGTCTTGAGGCCGGCACCTACCTGCTTGCGGGCGCCGCATCTGGAGGCGAGGTCACGGTCGAGGACTGTGTGCCGGACCATCTCAGGATGGAATTGTCGAAGATGAGAGCTGCCGGTTGTGATGTCGTTACCGGCGATTCTTCGATTACGGTGTCTGGCCCAGGACGTCCAACCGCGGTCGACTTTGCCACACTGCCGTATCCGGGCTTTCACACCGACATGCACCCTCAGATGGTGGCGTTCCTTGCTTCAGGTTTGGGTACGTCGATAATGACGGAGAACATTTACTCGGGCCGGTTTCGGTATATCGACATGCTGAATCGTATGGGCGCGGCGATCCGTGTAGACGGGCAACATGTGGTGATCGACGGTCAGAGTCGCCTCAGCGGAACCACCGTGGATGCGTGTGATATCAGAGCCGGTGCGGCGCTCACCATTGCGGCCTTAGCGGCCGAGGGGACGACGACCATCCTCGACGCCAGCCACCTCGATCGGGGTTACACCGAATTCGTCCCGAAGCTTGCTGCATTGGGGGCGACAATTGAGCGCTTCGACATCTAG
- a CDS encoding SpoIID/LytB domain-containing protein, whose product MVLGTLGQGVASAQQTGSGIYEVTIVPRQGTEIVWRNRSYVGALNIGTADKNLVLVEEVDLDGYLRGIHEVPLSWPDETLAAQVVAARTYLAWTMARGRSSSGRKYEFDICATTQCQVYGGSSPGDSVDELRWDAEIARTSREILLYEDSPAQALYSSSAGSRTRAIQDIWGASAKPYLQPVDSPELDVTPYRSWTVVVPADAFRRVVAMSGFTVGGDITDVSVVGPGEGEGPSQVEIRSELGITSIAVSRIRAIFNVHGPTLYPGLFPGPRPSGRRWPQTILSYTFATHVEGENPSAISSVSAFLPASDRPTPLTVVFDGEGWGHAIGMSQWGIKAMGDNGWVYDDMLAHYYGGLRPEDGGRYIPDTVRIGLTWTSPSLLFEATGSFDLWVNGSFAGVVPGGEWTFDRSSNGIRLTPPVGAEIVVALLTGKHWPR is encoded by the coding sequence ATGGTGTTGGGAACGCTCGGTCAGGGTGTCGCATCAGCACAGCAGACCGGCAGTGGCATCTATGAGGTGACGATTGTCCCGCGCCAAGGGACCGAGATTGTCTGGCGTAATCGGAGCTATGTCGGAGCCCTCAACATCGGCACCGCTGACAAGAATCTAGTACTCGTCGAGGAGGTGGACCTAGACGGGTACCTGCGCGGAATTCACGAAGTTCCGCTGTCGTGGCCCGACGAAACTCTTGCAGCCCAGGTTGTTGCTGCCCGTACCTATCTCGCGTGGACGATGGCGCGCGGGCGTTCGTCTTCGGGTCGAAAGTATGAGTTCGACATTTGCGCGACGACGCAATGTCAGGTGTACGGAGGCAGCAGTCCGGGGGATTCGGTTGACGAACTGCGCTGGGACGCCGAGATCGCCCGTACGTCGCGCGAGATCCTTTTGTACGAGGACTCCCCGGCCCAGGCGCTGTACTCGTCGAGCGCCGGGTCGCGTACCCGGGCTATCCAGGACATTTGGGGTGCCTCCGCGAAACCGTACTTGCAGCCCGTCGACTCTCCAGAACTTGATGTGACGCCGTATCGGTCGTGGACCGTTGTCGTGCCCGCTGACGCTTTCCGGCGCGTCGTTGCCATGTCTGGGTTCACCGTCGGTGGTGATATCACTGACGTTTCCGTAGTCGGTCCGGGGGAGGGCGAGGGTCCTTCGCAGGTGGAGATCCGCTCAGAACTCGGTATCACCTCTATTGCAGTGTCGCGCATTCGAGCCATTTTCAATGTCCATGGCCCGACGCTGTATCCGGGTCTGTTTCCTGGACCCCGGCCGTCGGGGAGGCGGTGGCCGCAGACGATTCTGTCCTACACGTTCGCAACGCATGTTGAGGGTGAGAATCCGTCGGCGATATCGAGCGTGTCGGCGTTCTTGCCGGCGTCCGACCGGCCGACTCCTCTCACGGTCGTGTTCGACGGCGAGGGTTGGGGTCATGCGATTGGGATGTCGCAGTGGGGCATTAAGGCAATGGGTGACAACGGTTGGGTGTACGACGACATGCTCGCCCATTATTACGGTGGTCTGCGTCCTGAAGACGGTGGGCGCTACATCCCCGACACGGTGCGGATCGGACTCACCTGGACATCGCCGTCGCTGCTCTTCGAGGCTACGGGTTCGTTCGATTTGTGGGTGAACGGTTCGTTTGCGGGCGTTGTTCCCGGCGGAGAGTGGACGTTCGACCGTTCATCGAACGGCATCCGCCTGACGCCACCCGTCGGCGCTGAAATTGTTGTCGCGTTGCTGACCGGCAAACATTGGCCGCGCTGA
- a CDS encoding NifU family protein: MQTSTISVASPRGVDDLGAAPPTDTPIDEDLLNEVLEYIRPALQADGGDMILLGTDGGRVTLQLVGSCDGCSLVSMTLTAGIERILKDRVPGVVEVIAL; the protein is encoded by the coding sequence ATGCAGACGTCCACAATTTCGGTGGCGTCGCCGCGGGGTGTTGACGATCTCGGCGCGGCACCTCCGACCGACACTCCGATCGACGAGGATCTGCTCAACGAAGTCCTTGAGTACATTCGTCCGGCGCTCCAGGCCGACGGTGGAGACATGATTCTTCTCGGCACAGACGGCGGGCGAGTGACTCTACAACTCGTCGGTTCCTGCGACGGTTGTTCGCTCGTCTCGATGACCCTGACGGCGGGAATAGAACGGATCCTCAAAGACCGCGTCCCCGGTGTAGTCGAGGTCATCGCGCTCTAG
- a CDS encoding TetR/AcrR family transcriptional regulator, whose protein sequence is MTRTRSFDIGEVLTSLMYLFWEKGYEATSLHDIVSTSGLSRSSLYRAFGSKRELFDRTLARYLTGFDTALAPLDNPGGVAGVRSFFTQWRGRVVDDGGGYLGCMIVNTITELAIASPEARKVGDAYQQRLYESFFNSLTQSERSDTVAPELAARKARVLAVMTMGLFVASRGQDAPVITDHLDTIIAEIDSWQLAPV, encoded by the coding sequence ATGACACGAACACGAAGCTTCGATATTGGCGAGGTGCTGACGAGCCTGATGTACCTGTTCTGGGAAAAGGGTTATGAAGCCACCTCGTTGCACGACATCGTCAGCACGTCCGGTTTGTCACGATCGTCGCTGTACCGCGCGTTCGGCTCGAAACGCGAGCTATTCGACCGTACCCTGGCCCGTTATCTAACGGGATTCGATACCGCCTTGGCTCCCTTGGATAACCCCGGAGGTGTGGCCGGGGTCCGTTCGTTCTTCACACAATGGCGCGGTAGGGTCGTTGACGACGGCGGCGGATACCTTGGCTGCATGATCGTCAACACAATCACCGAGCTTGCAATAGCGTCCCCGGAGGCCCGCAAGGTCGGCGACGCCTACCAGCAGCGACTCTACGAATCATTCTTCAACAGCCTCACACAAAGCGAGCGCAGCGACACGGTCGCACCCGAGCTTGCAGCGAGAAAGGCACGCGTCCTTGCGGTCATGACGATGGGGCTATTCGTCGCCAGCCGCGGCCAAGACGCACCCGTCATCACAGACCATCTCGACACCATCATCGCCGAAATCGACTCGTGGCAGCTCGCACCAGTTTGA